Proteins found in one Oncorhynchus keta strain PuntledgeMale-10-30-2019 chromosome 2, Oket_V2, whole genome shotgun sequence genomic segment:
- the ccnb2 gene encoding G2/mitotic-specific cyclin-B2 isoform X3 codes for MSLEVRSALRNADNPTLMGKANVAGAGRAVLGELSNFPNACKAVPFKKTVPAKTSTKQSMNQQDQLAAVWPQVPQPEVYANVSMKEEELCQAFSEALLAVEDIDEGDSDLPQLCSEYIKDIYGYLQRLETQQSVRAKYMDGYEINGRMRALLIDWLIQVHSRFQLLQETLYLTVAILDRFLQVQTIGRKKLQLVGVTAMLLASKYEEMYSPEISDFVYITDNAFTKAHIREMEQLILRSLNFELGRPLPLHFLRRASKAGNADVEKHTLAKYLMELTLLDYDMVHYHPSEIAAAALCLSQLLLDERNWTPTQEHYSTYNENHLKPIMEHIAKNIVSVNEGRTKLQAVKNKYSSSRLMRISLIPQLKSTFVNYMAAALLP; via the exons ATGTCATTAGAAGTTCGTTCTGCG TTAAGGAACGCAGACAACCCAACACTAATGGGAAAGGCAAATGTAGCTGGAGCAGGAAGGGCTGTGCTTGGAGAGCTGTCCAACTTTCCCAATGCTTGCAAAGCGGTGCCGTTCAAG AAGACCGTTCCTGCCAAGACTTCAACCAAACAATCTATGAACCAACAAGACCAGCTAGCAGCTGTTTGGCCTCAAGTTCCTCAGCCTGAAGTGTATGCTAACGTGTCCATGAAGGAAGAGGAATTGTGCCAGGCGTTCTCAGAAGCTCTGCTTGCTGTAGAAGACATTGATGAAGGCGATTCAGACCTGCCACAACTGTGCTCTGAATATATAAAGGATATCTATGGATATCTGCAGCGCCTTGAG ACCCAGCAGTCTGTTCGGGCCAAGTACATGGATGGCTATGAGATCAATGGACGCATGCGTGCTCtcctgattgactggctgattcAGGTGCACTCCAGGTTCCAGCTATTGCAGGAGACTCTCTATCTGACGGTGGCCATCCTGGATCGCTTTCTTCAG GTGCAAACTATTGGCCGCAAGAAGCTCCAGCTGGTTGGTGTGACTGCCATGTTGTTGGCGTCCAAGTATGAAGAGATGTATTCCCCGGAGATAAGTGATTTTGTTTACATCACAGACAATGCATTCACCAAGGCCCATATTCGGGAGATGGAGCAGCTGATTCTGCGAAGTCTGAACTTTGAGCTTGGACGGCCTCTACCCCTGCACTTCCTCAGGAGAGCCTCCAAGGCTGGCAAT GCTGACGTTGAGAAGCACACATTAGCCAAGTACCTCATGGAACTGACCCTCCTTGACTATGACATGGTGCACTACCATCCTTCGGAGATTGCTGCTGCTGCCTTGTGCCTCTCCCAGCTGCTGCTTGATGAGCGCAACTGG ACACCAACACAGGAGCACTACTCTACCTATAATGAGAACCACCTCAAGCCAATCATGGAGCACATTGCCAAAAACATAGTTTCTGTCAATGAAGGGCGAACAAAGCTTCAG GCTGTCAAGAACAAGTATTCAAGCAGCCGACTTATGAGGATCAGCCTCATCCCTCAGCTGAAGTCTACCTTTGTAAATTACATGGCTGCTGCTCTGCTCCCATAA
- the ccnb2 gene encoding G2/mitotic-specific cyclin-B2 isoform X2 — MTVDWFFDTSHLGFFPIIAGYLAALVLTKRDDVIRSSFCVKERRQPNTNGKGKCSWSRKGCAWRAVQLSQCLQSGAVQVLKHGSLYSVQKTVPAKTSTKQSMNQQDQLAAVWPQVPQPEVYANVSMKEEELCQAFSEALLAVEDIDEGDSDLPQLCSEYIKDIYGYLQRLETQQSVRAKYMDGYEINGRMRALLIDWLIQVHSRFQLLQETLYLTVAILDRFLQVQTIGRKKLQLVGVTAMLLASKYEEMYSPEISDFVYITDNAFTKAHIREMEQLILRSLNFELGRPLPLHFLRRASKAGNADVEKHTLAKYLMELTLLDYDMVHYHPSEIAAAALCLSQLLLDERNWTPTQEHYSTYNENHLKPIMEHIAKNIVSVNEGRTKLQLLDVYKQEGEHLATGEPGRDIHIMPVSCTWLG; from the exons ATGACTGTGGATTGGTTCTTTGACACTTCTCACCTGGGCTTTTTTCCGATTATAGCTGGCTATCTGGCTGCCTTGGTTTTAACCAAGCGTGACGATGTCATTAGAAGTTCGTTCTGCG TTAAGGAACGCAGACAACCCAACACTAATGGGAAAGGCAAATGTAGCTGGAGCAGGAAGGGCTGTGCTTGGAGAGCTGTCCAACTTTCCCAATGCTTGCAAAGCGGTGCCGTTCAAG ttctcAAACATGGTTCTCTATACTCTGTACAGAAGACCGTTCCTGCCAAGACTTCAACCAAACAATCTATGAACCAACAAGACCAGCTAGCAGCTGTTTGGCCTCAAGTTCCTCAGCCTGAAGTGTATGCTAACGTGTCCATGAAGGAAGAGGAATTGTGCCAGGCGTTCTCAGAAGCTCTGCTTGCTGTAGAAGACATTGATGAAGGCGATTCAGACCTGCCACAACTGTGCTCTGAATATATAAAGGATATCTATGGATATCTGCAGCGCCTTGAG ACCCAGCAGTCTGTTCGGGCCAAGTACATGGATGGCTATGAGATCAATGGACGCATGCGTGCTCtcctgattgactggctgattcAGGTGCACTCCAGGTTCCAGCTATTGCAGGAGACTCTCTATCTGACGGTGGCCATCCTGGATCGCTTTCTTCAG GTGCAAACTATTGGCCGCAAGAAGCTCCAGCTGGTTGGTGTGACTGCCATGTTGTTGGCGTCCAAGTATGAAGAGATGTATTCCCCGGAGATAAGTGATTTTGTTTACATCACAGACAATGCATTCACCAAGGCCCATATTCGGGAGATGGAGCAGCTGATTCTGCGAAGTCTGAACTTTGAGCTTGGACGGCCTCTACCCCTGCACTTCCTCAGGAGAGCCTCCAAGGCTGGCAAT GCTGACGTTGAGAAGCACACATTAGCCAAGTACCTCATGGAACTGACCCTCCTTGACTATGACATGGTGCACTACCATCCTTCGGAGATTGCTGCTGCTGCCTTGTGCCTCTCCCAGCTGCTGCTTGATGAGCGCAACTGG ACACCAACACAGGAGCACTACTCTACCTATAATGAGAACCACCTCAAGCCAATCATGGAGCACATTGCCAAAAACATAGTTTCTGTCAATGAAGGGCGAACAAAGCTTCAG CTGTTAGATGTCTACAAGCAAGAAGGAGAGCATCTAGCTAcaggagagccagggagagataTACACATCATGCCAGTGAGCTGCACCTGGCTTGGCTAA
- the ccnb2 gene encoding G2/mitotic-specific cyclin-B2 isoform X4: MSLEVRSALRNADNPTLMGKANVAGAGRAVLGELSNFPNACKAVPFKTVPAKTSTKQSMNQQDQLAAVWPQVPQPEVYANVSMKEEELCQAFSEALLAVEDIDEGDSDLPQLCSEYIKDIYGYLQRLETQQSVRAKYMDGYEINGRMRALLIDWLIQVHSRFQLLQETLYLTVAILDRFLQVQTIGRKKLQLVGVTAMLLASKYEEMYSPEISDFVYITDNAFTKAHIREMEQLILRSLNFELGRPLPLHFLRRASKAGNADVEKHTLAKYLMELTLLDYDMVHYHPSEIAAAALCLSQLLLDERNWTPTQEHYSTYNENHLKPIMEHIAKNIVSVNEGRTKLQAVKNKYSSSRLMRISLIPQLKSTFVNYMAAALLP, translated from the exons ATGTCATTAGAAGTTCGTTCTGCG TTAAGGAACGCAGACAACCCAACACTAATGGGAAAGGCAAATGTAGCTGGAGCAGGAAGGGCTGTGCTTGGAGAGCTGTCCAACTTTCCCAATGCTTGCAAAGCGGTGCCGTTCAAG ACCGTTCCTGCCAAGACTTCAACCAAACAATCTATGAACCAACAAGACCAGCTAGCAGCTGTTTGGCCTCAAGTTCCTCAGCCTGAAGTGTATGCTAACGTGTCCATGAAGGAAGAGGAATTGTGCCAGGCGTTCTCAGAAGCTCTGCTTGCTGTAGAAGACATTGATGAAGGCGATTCAGACCTGCCACAACTGTGCTCTGAATATATAAAGGATATCTATGGATATCTGCAGCGCCTTGAG ACCCAGCAGTCTGTTCGGGCCAAGTACATGGATGGCTATGAGATCAATGGACGCATGCGTGCTCtcctgattgactggctgattcAGGTGCACTCCAGGTTCCAGCTATTGCAGGAGACTCTCTATCTGACGGTGGCCATCCTGGATCGCTTTCTTCAG GTGCAAACTATTGGCCGCAAGAAGCTCCAGCTGGTTGGTGTGACTGCCATGTTGTTGGCGTCCAAGTATGAAGAGATGTATTCCCCGGAGATAAGTGATTTTGTTTACATCACAGACAATGCATTCACCAAGGCCCATATTCGGGAGATGGAGCAGCTGATTCTGCGAAGTCTGAACTTTGAGCTTGGACGGCCTCTACCCCTGCACTTCCTCAGGAGAGCCTCCAAGGCTGGCAAT GCTGACGTTGAGAAGCACACATTAGCCAAGTACCTCATGGAACTGACCCTCCTTGACTATGACATGGTGCACTACCATCCTTCGGAGATTGCTGCTGCTGCCTTGTGCCTCTCCCAGCTGCTGCTTGATGAGCGCAACTGG ACACCAACACAGGAGCACTACTCTACCTATAATGAGAACCACCTCAAGCCAATCATGGAGCACATTGCCAAAAACATAGTTTCTGTCAATGAAGGGCGAACAAAGCTTCAG GCTGTCAAGAACAAGTATTCAAGCAGCCGACTTATGAGGATCAGCCTCATCCCTCAGCTGAAGTCTACCTTTGTAAATTACATGGCTGCTGCTCTGCTCCCATAA
- the ccnb2 gene encoding G2/mitotic-specific cyclin-B2 isoform X6: MGKANVAGAGRAVLGELSNFPNACKAVPFKTVPAKTSTKQSMNQQDQLAAVWPQVPQPEVYANVSMKEEELCQAFSEALLAVEDIDEGDSDLPQLCSEYIKDIYGYLQRLETQQSVRAKYMDGYEINGRMRALLIDWLIQVHSRFQLLQETLYLTVAILDRFLQVQTIGRKKLQLVGVTAMLLASKYEEMYSPEISDFVYITDNAFTKAHIREMEQLILRSLNFELGRPLPLHFLRRASKAGNADVEKHTLAKYLMELTLLDYDMVHYHPSEIAAAALCLSQLLLDERNWTPTQEHYSTYNENHLKPIMEHIAKNIVSVNEGRTKLQAVKNKYSSSRLMRISLIPQLKSTFVNYMAAALLP, translated from the exons ATGGGAAAGGCAAATGTAGCTGGAGCAGGAAGGGCTGTGCTTGGAGAGCTGTCCAACTTTCCCAATGCTTGCAAAGCGGTGCCGTTCAAG ACCGTTCCTGCCAAGACTTCAACCAAACAATCTATGAACCAACAAGACCAGCTAGCAGCTGTTTGGCCTCAAGTTCCTCAGCCTGAAGTGTATGCTAACGTGTCCATGAAGGAAGAGGAATTGTGCCAGGCGTTCTCAGAAGCTCTGCTTGCTGTAGAAGACATTGATGAAGGCGATTCAGACCTGCCACAACTGTGCTCTGAATATATAAAGGATATCTATGGATATCTGCAGCGCCTTGAG ACCCAGCAGTCTGTTCGGGCCAAGTACATGGATGGCTATGAGATCAATGGACGCATGCGTGCTCtcctgattgactggctgattcAGGTGCACTCCAGGTTCCAGCTATTGCAGGAGACTCTCTATCTGACGGTGGCCATCCTGGATCGCTTTCTTCAG GTGCAAACTATTGGCCGCAAGAAGCTCCAGCTGGTTGGTGTGACTGCCATGTTGTTGGCGTCCAAGTATGAAGAGATGTATTCCCCGGAGATAAGTGATTTTGTTTACATCACAGACAATGCATTCACCAAGGCCCATATTCGGGAGATGGAGCAGCTGATTCTGCGAAGTCTGAACTTTGAGCTTGGACGGCCTCTACCCCTGCACTTCCTCAGGAGAGCCTCCAAGGCTGGCAAT GCTGACGTTGAGAAGCACACATTAGCCAAGTACCTCATGGAACTGACCCTCCTTGACTATGACATGGTGCACTACCATCCTTCGGAGATTGCTGCTGCTGCCTTGTGCCTCTCCCAGCTGCTGCTTGATGAGCGCAACTGG ACACCAACACAGGAGCACTACTCTACCTATAATGAGAACCACCTCAAGCCAATCATGGAGCACATTGCCAAAAACATAGTTTCTGTCAATGAAGGGCGAACAAAGCTTCAG GCTGTCAAGAACAAGTATTCAAGCAGCCGACTTATGAGGATCAGCCTCATCCCTCAGCTGAAGTCTACCTTTGTAAATTACATGGCTGCTGCTCTGCTCCCATAA
- the ccnb2 gene encoding G2/mitotic-specific cyclin-B2 isoform X5, whose protein sequence is MGKANVAGAGRAVLGELSNFPNACKAVPFKKTVPAKTSTKQSMNQQDQLAAVWPQVPQPEVYANVSMKEEELCQAFSEALLAVEDIDEGDSDLPQLCSEYIKDIYGYLQRLETQQSVRAKYMDGYEINGRMRALLIDWLIQVHSRFQLLQETLYLTVAILDRFLQVQTIGRKKLQLVGVTAMLLASKYEEMYSPEISDFVYITDNAFTKAHIREMEQLILRSLNFELGRPLPLHFLRRASKAGNADVEKHTLAKYLMELTLLDYDMVHYHPSEIAAAALCLSQLLLDERNWTPTQEHYSTYNENHLKPIMEHIAKNIVSVNEGRTKLQAVKNKYSSSRLMRISLIPQLKSTFVNYMAAALLP, encoded by the exons ATGGGAAAGGCAAATGTAGCTGGAGCAGGAAGGGCTGTGCTTGGAGAGCTGTCCAACTTTCCCAATGCTTGCAAAGCGGTGCCGTTCAAG AAGACCGTTCCTGCCAAGACTTCAACCAAACAATCTATGAACCAACAAGACCAGCTAGCAGCTGTTTGGCCTCAAGTTCCTCAGCCTGAAGTGTATGCTAACGTGTCCATGAAGGAAGAGGAATTGTGCCAGGCGTTCTCAGAAGCTCTGCTTGCTGTAGAAGACATTGATGAAGGCGATTCAGACCTGCCACAACTGTGCTCTGAATATATAAAGGATATCTATGGATATCTGCAGCGCCTTGAG ACCCAGCAGTCTGTTCGGGCCAAGTACATGGATGGCTATGAGATCAATGGACGCATGCGTGCTCtcctgattgactggctgattcAGGTGCACTCCAGGTTCCAGCTATTGCAGGAGACTCTCTATCTGACGGTGGCCATCCTGGATCGCTTTCTTCAG GTGCAAACTATTGGCCGCAAGAAGCTCCAGCTGGTTGGTGTGACTGCCATGTTGTTGGCGTCCAAGTATGAAGAGATGTATTCCCCGGAGATAAGTGATTTTGTTTACATCACAGACAATGCATTCACCAAGGCCCATATTCGGGAGATGGAGCAGCTGATTCTGCGAAGTCTGAACTTTGAGCTTGGACGGCCTCTACCCCTGCACTTCCTCAGGAGAGCCTCCAAGGCTGGCAAT GCTGACGTTGAGAAGCACACATTAGCCAAGTACCTCATGGAACTGACCCTCCTTGACTATGACATGGTGCACTACCATCCTTCGGAGATTGCTGCTGCTGCCTTGTGCCTCTCCCAGCTGCTGCTTGATGAGCGCAACTGG ACACCAACACAGGAGCACTACTCTACCTATAATGAGAACCACCTCAAGCCAATCATGGAGCACATTGCCAAAAACATAGTTTCTGTCAATGAAGGGCGAACAAAGCTTCAG GCTGTCAAGAACAAGTATTCAAGCAGCCGACTTATGAGGATCAGCCTCATCCCTCAGCTGAAGTCTACCTTTGTAAATTACATGGCTGCTGCTCTGCTCCCATAA
- the ccnb2 gene encoding G2/mitotic-specific cyclin-B2 isoform X1, with protein MTVDWFFDTSHLGFFPIIAGYLAALVLTKRDDVIRSSFCVKERRQPNTNGKGKCSWSRKGCAWRAVQLSQCLQSGAVQVLKHGSLYSVQKTVPAKTSTKQSMNQQDQLAAVWPQVPQPEVYANVSMKEEELCQAFSEALLAVEDIDEGDSDLPQLCSEYIKDIYGYLQRLETQQSVRAKYMDGYEINGRMRALLIDWLIQVHSRFQLLQETLYLTVAILDRFLQVQTIGRKKLQLVGVTAMLLASKYEEMYSPEISDFVYITDNAFTKAHIREMEQLILRSLNFELGRPLPLHFLRRASKAGNADVEKHTLAKYLMELTLLDYDMVHYHPSEIAAAALCLSQLLLDERNWTPTQEHYSTYNENHLKPIMEHIAKNIVSVNEGRTKLQAVKNKYSSSRLMRISLIPQLKSTFVNYMAAALLP; from the exons ATGACTGTGGATTGGTTCTTTGACACTTCTCACCTGGGCTTTTTTCCGATTATAGCTGGCTATCTGGCTGCCTTGGTTTTAACCAAGCGTGACGATGTCATTAGAAGTTCGTTCTGCG TTAAGGAACGCAGACAACCCAACACTAATGGGAAAGGCAAATGTAGCTGGAGCAGGAAGGGCTGTGCTTGGAGAGCTGTCCAACTTTCCCAATGCTTGCAAAGCGGTGCCGTTCAAG ttctcAAACATGGTTCTCTATACTCTGTACAGAAGACCGTTCCTGCCAAGACTTCAACCAAACAATCTATGAACCAACAAGACCAGCTAGCAGCTGTTTGGCCTCAAGTTCCTCAGCCTGAAGTGTATGCTAACGTGTCCATGAAGGAAGAGGAATTGTGCCAGGCGTTCTCAGAAGCTCTGCTTGCTGTAGAAGACATTGATGAAGGCGATTCAGACCTGCCACAACTGTGCTCTGAATATATAAAGGATATCTATGGATATCTGCAGCGCCTTGAG ACCCAGCAGTCTGTTCGGGCCAAGTACATGGATGGCTATGAGATCAATGGACGCATGCGTGCTCtcctgattgactggctgattcAGGTGCACTCCAGGTTCCAGCTATTGCAGGAGACTCTCTATCTGACGGTGGCCATCCTGGATCGCTTTCTTCAG GTGCAAACTATTGGCCGCAAGAAGCTCCAGCTGGTTGGTGTGACTGCCATGTTGTTGGCGTCCAAGTATGAAGAGATGTATTCCCCGGAGATAAGTGATTTTGTTTACATCACAGACAATGCATTCACCAAGGCCCATATTCGGGAGATGGAGCAGCTGATTCTGCGAAGTCTGAACTTTGAGCTTGGACGGCCTCTACCCCTGCACTTCCTCAGGAGAGCCTCCAAGGCTGGCAAT GCTGACGTTGAGAAGCACACATTAGCCAAGTACCTCATGGAACTGACCCTCCTTGACTATGACATGGTGCACTACCATCCTTCGGAGATTGCTGCTGCTGCCTTGTGCCTCTCCCAGCTGCTGCTTGATGAGCGCAACTGG ACACCAACACAGGAGCACTACTCTACCTATAATGAGAACCACCTCAAGCCAATCATGGAGCACATTGCCAAAAACATAGTTTCTGTCAATGAAGGGCGAACAAAGCTTCAG GCTGTCAAGAACAAGTATTCAAGCAGCCGACTTATGAGGATCAGCCTCATCCCTCAGCTGAAGTCTACCTTTGTAAATTACATGGCTGCTGCTCTGCTCCCATAA